In Aegilops tauschii subsp. strangulata cultivar AL8/78 chromosome 3, Aet v6.0, whole genome shotgun sequence, one genomic interval encodes:
- the LOC109748297 gene encoding protein ACCELERATED CELL DEATH 6-like produces the protein MANNTQTTDVSGGRSRMDQRILEAATCGDSSSMKELAKKNPSILLGTSPQGNNCLHISTIHGHKKFCMDVLELERSLLSDVNCEQETPLVIAVTLGHAPLASDLLKCCCKEEELRRIILQQDRYGFNALHHAIRNGHQKLALELIEAEPALSKAVTKYNESPMFMAVMRNFTDVSEKLLAIADSSHVGKYGRHALHAAARNGNQYIAGEIMDKRPLLAREADSDGITPIRMAITYDKSDVLCILLEYDYSLAYETDRNGYPLLCSAATRGQVNVAQVLLLYCQDAFYCQVLRDGTAIEKSLTCLHIAVQNGHLEFVEFILKRPQLRKLINMQDMDGKTALHYAIQQCDPKLVAALLAYDDIIDTTILDNHGNSAASQLSSITDDDKPLDWKEVQLLMQKADPNDDDISLYNLSKGAKQRETIESRKERQSLTQKYTSNTSLVAILLATITFTAAFTPPGGYSTDAGSAGLPIMSKQIAFQAFLVSDTLAMCSSFVVAFICLMGRWEDDKFTTYYISVTKKLTWFAYMATITAFATGLYTVLATRTHWLAIGICSVVGLVPFLTMFIAKWPILKLKFRQTCRGLRLKFRQRQTGKSKSNDMV, from the exons ATGGCAAACAACACACAAACAACTGATGTATCAGGAGGACGGTCACGGATGGACCAACGGATCCTAGAAGCAGCCACCTGTGGTGATTCCTCGTCAATGAAAGAGTTGGCCAAGAAGAATCCAAGCATTCTGCTTGGAACAAGCCCACAAGGGAACAACTGCCTCCACATCTCCACCATCCATGGGCACAAAAAGTTCTGCATGGATGTGCTGGAACTAGAGCGGTCTCTCCTTTCAGATGTCAACTGCGAGCAAGAGACGCCGCTTGTCATCGCTGTTACACTTGGCCATGCCCCTTTGGCTTCAGATTTACTCAAGTGctgctgcaaagaagaagaatTGAGGCGGATAATCTTGCAACAGGACAGGTATGGATTCAACGCACTCCACCATGCCATTCGCAACGGCCACCAGAAACTCgcgctggagttgatagaagcaGAGCCAGCCCTGTCGAAAGCCGTGACCAAGTACAATGAGTCGCCCATGTTCATGGCCGTGATGAGGAATTTTACAGATGTTTCCGAGAAGCTATTGGCCATTGCTGATTCTTCTCATGTGGGAAAGTATGGCCGCCATGCTCTTCATGCTGCAGCTAGAAATGGAAATCAAT ATATTGCGGGCGAAATTATGGACAAACGTCCTCTCCTGGCCAGAGAAGCTGACTCGGATGGGATTACTCCAATAAGAATGGCTATAACTTACGACAAGTCTGACGTGCTGTGCATATTGCTGGAATATGATTATTCTTTAGCATATGAAACCGACAGGAATGGTTATCCTCTCCTCTGTTCAGCCGCTACTCGGGGTCAAGTTAATGTTGCTCAAGTGCTTCTTCTCTATTGCCAAGATGCTTTTTATTGCCAGGTACTCAGAGATGGTACGGCAATTGAAAAAAGTTTGACATGCCTTCACATAGCTGTACAGAACGGTCATCTAGAGTTCGTCGAATTTATCTTGAAGAGGCCACAACTTCGGAAACTCATTAACATGCAAGACATGGATGGAAAAACTGCTCTACATTACGCAATCCAGCAGTGTGATCCTAAACTTGTTGCTGCATTACTGGCTTACGACGATATAATAGACACAACAATTCTCGACAACCATGGTAATTCAGCGGCTTCGCAATTATCGAGCATCACTGATGATGACAAGCCTTTAGACTGG AAGGAAGTGCAGCTGCTTATGCAAAAAGCTGATCCCAACGATGATGACATCTCATTGTATAATCTAAGCAAGGGAGCCAAGCAACGGGAAACTATTGAATCAAGGAAGGAGAGGCAGTCACTAACTCAAAAATACACAAGCAACACATCACTCGTGGCAATTCTACTTGCGACAataaccttcactgctgctttcACTCCACCTGGAGGATATAGCACTGATGCTGGAAGCGCAGGACTTCCCATCATGTCTAAACAGATTGCATTCCAAGCATTCTTGGTCTCTGACACCTTAGCAATGTGCTCTTCATTTGTTGTGGCCTTCATATGCCTGATGGGAAGGTGGGAGGATGATAAGTTCACAACTTATTATATCTCAGTGACTAAGAAGCTTACTTGGTTTGCATACATGGCAACCATTACAGCTTTTGCGACTGGTTTGTACACAGTGCTGGCCACGCGTACCCACTGGTTGGCCATTGGGATTTGCTCTGTGGTAGGTTTAGTGCCCTTTCTTACTATGTTCATAGCGAAATGGCCTATCTTGAAGCTCAAGTTTCGCCAAACTTGTCGTGGCTTGAGGCTCAAATTTCGGCAACGCCAAACTGGCAAATCCAAATCCAATGACATGGTCTGA
- the LOC109748308 gene encoding uncharacterized protein, whose translation MDGDGPPPAAPAPSVASVLGDDDLFREILLFLGFPNLLVRAALVSKRWLLHASDPVFLRRFRERNPPRLLGFYAGYPGRYQFVPLPQPRELVALSRRPASPCDGAFARGAERLIHCRNGRLLTAFRSRWRQLRGGRFKHYLLAPLLAGEAPTVLPPAPPPTHERAQARFTQMFLPEDGARDGITLVHLLMVSRKVYAEIYALGSGGWGVPGTAVIEVEHPHGTTFLEELLPPVHGKVFMVRTSGYILGLDLATSTFFTLELPVGVRRSYLLSCADDSGLYLVSAAGFQLSVWLNGMTGDGHGAAGWLLVDTFSIREGCTRFADQNQTLMPQDGDFLRVAAVGDNAEFVFLDYATYGVVLYVHLRSRVVEKVYEQAPYDHGNVHIGRIHISPFMMMWPPVFPALNRGHDKEQLSQHV comes from the coding sequence ATGGACGGCGATGGACCGCCGCCGGCGGCCCCGGCCCCATCGGTGGCGTCGGTGCTCGGCGACGACGACCTCTTCCGCGAAATCCTCCTCTTCCTCGGCTTCCCCAACCTCCTCGTCCGCGCCGCCCTCGTCTCCAAGCGGTGGCTCCTCCACGCCTCCGATCCGGTCTTCCTCCGCCGCTTCCGCGAGCGCAACCCGCCCCGCCTGCTCGGATTCTACGCCGGCTACCCCGGCCGGTATCAGTTCGTGCCGCTCCCGCAGCCCCGGGAGCTGGTCGCCCTCTCGCGCCGCCCGGCCTCCCCCTGCGACGGCGCCTTCGCCCGCGGAGCCGAGCGACTCATCCACTGCCGGAACGGCCGCCTCCTCACCGCGTTCCGCAGCCGCTGGCGCCAGCTACGCGGCGGCAGATTCAAGCACTATCTCCTGGCGCCGCTGCTCGCCGGGGAGGCCCCAACCGTCCTCCCACCGGCACCGCCGCCCACCCATGAGCGCGCTCAAGCGAGATTCACCCAGATGTTCCTTCCAGAGGATGGGGCCCGCGACGGCATCACCTTGGTGCATCTCTTGATGGTCAGCCGAAAAGTCTATGCCGAAATATACGCCCTGGGATCCGGCGGATGGGGCGTCCCTGGCACCGCGGTGATAGAGGTAGAGCACCCGCATGGCACAACCTTCCTGGAAGAATTGCTGCCGCCCGTTCATGGCAAGGTCTTCATGGTGAGAACCTCTGGGTACATCCTGGGTCTTGATTTGGCCACGTCAACCTTCTTCACCCTCGAGCTCCCAGTTGGAGTGCGGCGCAGTTACCTGCTGTCATGTGCGGATGATTCCGGGCTTTATCTCGTCAGTGCAGCCGGATTTCAGCTCAGTGTGTGGCTGAATGGGATGACCGGTGACGGCCATGGCGCAGCTGGTTGGTTGCTGGTGGACACATTCAGTATCCGTGAGGGATGCACACGTTTTGCTGATCAAAATCAGACTTTGATGCCACAAGATGGTGATTTTCTTCGTGTTGCTGCAGTCGGGGACAATGCCGAGTTTGTATTCTTGGATTATGCAACATATGGTGTTGTCCTTTATGTTCATCTGAGGAGCAGGGTGGTTGAGAAGGTGTATGAGCAGGCACCATATGACCATGGTAATGTTCATATAGGCCGCATACATATCTCTCCCTTTATGATGATGTGGCCACCTGTTTTCCCTGCACTGAACAGAGGACATGATAAAGAGCAATTATCTCAGCATGTTTGA